In Candidatus Binatia bacterium, the DNA window CTCGTGAGGTCGATGATTCCGCTACACGCCGCGTTGACCGCTAGAAGTGGCCTGGGCCAAAAAGGACCTTGATGTCGGCTACCGTCCTTCAGCTCGATCCAGGCAGCTTTGCCGCCCGCGCAGATATGGACGTCCGGCACGCCAGGGCTAGTGGCGCTTTCGATCCGCGTCGCATGGACGCCGCCCAGGCGCCGTTTCAGGGCAGCCCAGAGGTTCGCTTCAGCAGGCATTTTGAGCCCCATTTTGAGCCCCACGGCAGTGATAAACCGAGCAATGTGGTGAGACTCGCTGGAATTGATAGTTCAATGAAACCGGGCGTAATCTGACTCGATGTGACGCCACGCACGCCCTTTTAGCGGACTTGAAATCCTCTGGGGCGTAAGCCCCGTGCGGGTTCAAGTCCCGCCCCCGGCATTGATTAGGGTCTGGTTTCCAGGGGTGTTTCAGGGTCCCGGACTTCCATTGGCTCCCAGCCACAGGGTGCTGAGGAAATTGGCTCGTGAAGCCCATTTGGAGGCTTGTTTACATTCCAAGTACCGCCCGACCGTCCTCTGGACGGAAGTGGCATCAGTCGAGCGCGGGACAAGATTTGGGCTTGATCTCGTTCGGGTTTTGCTCACCCAGATAGATCCCGATGATCTGCACCTCTTTGTCGCCGACAGCGGAGCCGACGTGGCACCAGTCGATGGCCTCGACATAGGCCTCACCCGCCGAAAAAGATCGCTTGCCTCGGCTTCCGTAGTCGACCCCCAGCGTTCCCGATATCACGTACGCGAGCAACGGAATGGCGTGCTTGTGAGGTCCGGTCTTCATGCCTGGCTCGATAGTGATCTTGAACGTCTGGATCAGAGGCGTACCAGCCGGAAATGAATATGGCTGGCCGAGAACGGTCTTCGATGCCTCCTCTATGGGGATCGGTTCGGCACGGATGGCCTGATAGGGCTCGGTACCCGATTGGTGATCGATGGCAACGGCTGTGGAAGCGCTCGAAGCGACGATCACCAGGATCGCAAAGCGAATAATGAGGTTGCGGTCTTTACGAATCATCTGCTCTCTTTTCCATGTTTCGAGTCCATGCGTCGAGTCGTCGGATTATTTGGACGCGAATGACGAAGCCCTGCTTTGCGTGGGTGTCGAAGCCGAGCCGTTCGTAGAATTCATGAGCCCCGTCGCGGTGGGTGCCAGACATCACCATATAACAATTCGCGCCCCAACAGCAGTCGAGCATCGCCCTCAGAAGTGCCGAGCCCAGCCCTTCACACCGACGGTCGGGCGCCGTCCATACGTTTTCAATCACGGAGTACGGGCGGCCGCCTCGGTGAGATTGGGGACGACGACGGCGTTATATGTCGACAGGAGCGGTAGCCCATCGAAGGCTCCCGGCGGGATTCCCGGGGCTATGCTGAAATTATTCTACCAAGACATGTGCGGGCAAGTGATGTGATGGATTTGATTGAATCAATCCTTTTATTTGGGAGCCCTGTTTATGCGTCCGGCTGCAGTTGAAGCCCGTTTAGAAATTGCAGCAACAGTTCATCGCTGCAGGCGCGAAAGTTTTTGCTGCCGGGTTTGCGAAAGAGTCCACTAAATTCACCGCGAGACAGCTTTGCACCACCTTTTTCAAATTTTATCAGCATGTCATCTTGCTGAAGGTTGAAAGCAATCCGCAGTTTTTTGAGGACTTCGTTGTTCGAAATATCCCTCTCGTCGAGACTCGGAGGCTCTCCGTCCTGGCGCGGACCCCGCTTCGAAAGAATCAGGCCTTCGAGTACGCATCGCATTTGCTCATTGCTGCATTCGGCTAGTAACTCAGCTGACGGGCCTGCGGCCAAGGGTCGATCGCAAAGTTGGAATAGCCCGCATAAATCCTGCTCACTCAGCGTGAGAGCCCGACATATAGTTTGTAGTAACGCGTTGTTCTCCATGCTGGGGAGTAGTCTTAATGGAGTCCGAGACAACTTGACAGTCTCTCCACCTCCGCCAGAGCAGAGGCCCAGTTGCCAGGCACGATCGGAGCAGGTGCGGCTGCGACTCTCAGGTGGCCGTGGCCCGGTCTCGGTTATCGCCAGCCCGGAGGAAACTCCGATTTTAGTCGAATCCGCTCATGTCTGCATCCCGACGCTTTGGCCCGAGCCTTCGAACAGGTAGAGCAGGGAAGCGATCCGGAGGCCCGATGCGTGTCGACTATGCCCAGCTGAACAAGACTATCGTTGCACTGCTTCAACGCGAGACCGATGAGGTCGCCATCATGGCGACGTTGGCCTGCGAGGTGCATCATAGCGACGATCGTTTTGATTGGACCGGGTTCTACCGAGTCACTGCGGGGGAGTTGCTGAAAATCGGTCCCTACCAGGGCGGTCACGGCTGTTTGGTCATCCCCTTCGCCCGGGGCGTCTGTGGCGCGGCAGCCCGGACCGGTCAGGTGCAGTTGGTGCCCGATGTCGAGGCATTCCCGGGCCATATCGCCTGTGCCGCCTCGACGCGGTCGGAATTGGTGCTGCCGGTCCGCAGCGGGGCGGGGCACCTCGTCGGCGTCCTGGACATCGACAGCGATCAGCCTGACGCCTTCACACGAGAGGACGCCGACCAATTGGCGGACATCCTCTCAATCAGCTTCAGAAACTCAAAGCCGGACGGTCCGTTATAGGTGACCAAATCGTCCTCCAAATCCGGTTTCGCGTCCATACGAGCCCTTTCCGGAACTCGTTTTCGATCAAATTGCCGCCGCAGTCGGATGTCCGTCCGAAACCGCTGCAACGGGCGATCTGCCCTCGATCCTCCAGACCCGCCAATCGGAGGGGGCGACAGGTGGCAGTCGGCCTGTCGTTGGTTATCGATGAGTTGATGCGGATTTTCGCCTTTCTTCTGAGCTTGCTTCTGGCGGCCTGTACCGAAGGTGGTGCCGACAGGAAACCTTCGGGTTTAAGTCGTCCCTCGCCGGACCAGCCATTTGCTCTGGATCCATCGCGTCTCGATCGCCCGGTACCCCTCTTTCCTGCCAATGACATGGACCGCGATCCGCAGAAACGGGCGTACTTCGGCGACCTTCATGTCCATACAAAATGGTCGATGGACGCTTTTATCTTTGGCGGTACCGTAACCCCGGACGAGGCCTACCTGTACGCCCAAGGCGAGGCCCTGGCGCATCCGGCCGGGTTTACCATGCAACTCCGGGAGCC includes these proteins:
- a CDS encoding cupin domain-containing protein, with protein sequence MIRKDRNLIIRFAILVIVASSASTAVAIDHQSGTEPYQAIRAEPIPIEEASKTVLGQPYSFPAGTPLIQTFKITIEPGMKTGPHKHAIPLLAYVISGTLGVDYGSRGKRSFSAGEAYVEAIDWCHVGSAVGDKEVQIIGIYLGEQNPNEIKPKSCPALD
- a CDS encoding DUF1456 family protein, with amino-acid sequence MAAGPSAELLAECSNEQMRCVLEGLILSKRGPRQDGEPPSLDERDISNNEVLKKLRIAFNLQQDDMLIKFEKGGAKLSRGEFSGLFRKPGSKNFRACSDELLLQFLNGLQLQPDA
- a CDS encoding GAF domain-containing protein; amino-acid sequence: MRVDYAQLNKTIVALLQRETDEVAIMATLACEVHHSDDRFDWTGFYRVTAGELLKIGPYQGGHGCLVIPFARGVCGAAARTGQVQLVPDVEAFPGHIACAASTRSELVLPVRSGAGHLVGVLDIDSDQPDAFTREDADQLADILSISFRNSKPDGPL